The following proteins are co-located in the Onychomys torridus chromosome 6, mOncTor1.1, whole genome shotgun sequence genome:
- the Crct1 gene encoding cysteine-rich C-terminal protein 1 has protein sequence MSQQGAKGFAKGSSQGSAPCSAPCSAPTPAPAPSSSCCSRGCCGGGGCGCGGDSGCCGSSSTGCCCFPRRRRRQRTSGCCCGGSQRSQRSCNNQSSGCCGGC, from the coding sequence ATGTCTCAGCAGGGCGCCAAAGGCTTTGCCAAAGGGTCTTCCCAGGGCTCCGCCCCCTGCTCCGCCCCCTGCTCCGCCCCGACGCCCGCCCccgctccctcctcctcctgctgtaGCCGCGGCTGCTGCGGGGGCGGCGGTTGTGGCTGCGGCGGTGACTCCGGCTGCTGTGGCTCCAGTTCCACCGGCTGCTGCTGCTTTCCCAGGAGGCGCCGCCGGCAGCGCACTAGCGGCTGCTGCTGCGGAGGAAGCCAAAGGTCTCAACGCTCCTGCAACAACCAGAGCTCAGGCTGCTGCGGTGGCTGCTGA
- the LOC118585211 gene encoding loricrin-like, giving the protein MSCQQSQQQCPPPPPKCKAPKCPPVSSCCGSSSGGCCSSGGGSCCLSHHKPRFSLRRRRHSSGCCSSGGGGGSSCCGSSCGSSCCGSSGGGGSSCCGSSSSSGGGSSCCGSSSCCGSSSCCGSSSGGGGGSSCCGSSSCCGSSSGGGGGSNCCGSSSCCGSSSGGGGGSSCCGSSSSSSGGGGGSSCCGSSGGGGGSSSSSSSQQSRGSSCCPGGCC; this is encoded by the coding sequence ATGTCCTGCCAGCAAAGCCAGCAACAgtgcccacctcctcctcccaagtgcaaAGCCCCTAAGTGTCCCCCTGTTTCTTCCTGTTGTGGCTCCAGTTCTGGGGGCTGCTGCAGCTCTGGGGGTGGCAGCTGCTGCCTGAGTCACCACAAGCCCCGATTCTCTCTCCGTCGCCGACGTCACAGCTCTGGATGCTGCagcagtggtggcggcggcggcagcagctgCTGTGGTAGTAGCTGTGGCAGCAGCTGCTGTGgaagcagcggcggcggcggcagcagttgctgtggaagcagcagcagcagcggcggcggcagcagttGCTGTGGAAGCAGCAGCTGCTGTGGAAGCAGCAGCTGCTGTGgaagcagcagcggcggcggcggcggcagcagttGCTGTGGAAGCAGCAGCTGCTGTGgaagcagcagcggcggcggcggcggcagcaatTGCTGTGGAAGCAGCAGCTGCTGTGgaagcagcagcggcggcggcggcggcagcagttgctgtggaagcagcagcagcagcagcggcggcggcggcggcagcagttGCTGTGgaagcagcggcggcggcggtggcagcagcagcagtagcagcagccaGCAGTCTAGGGGCTCTAGCTGTTGCCCTGGAGGTTGCTGCTGA